One window of Bacillus sp. THAF10 genomic DNA carries:
- a CDS encoding helix-turn-helix domain-containing protein — protein sequence MMDSQLLGEEIKRLRKQQSLSQKELSDGICCQTTISSIEKGRALPSIDILYYIALRLNVTIDYFFQINYQNNQTYISDTIISIEEFVKKKKYHDVYEITKLERKLREARDLGRMFNQFVDWHYFRSSQIIGLISWEECVEHLKQLLLSKEINKVHFQDLRIKNVIANVCAENRDYKEAQKHYNDILNTNIKLEAFQRFKLKVYFNLSKLYFYEKLYEQSIEIAEKGIKLSKELEDISMLGNLYLQASQSMFKLRKFNSITIQDYIVNAKFLFQLTKKQQSLEFIKELEKQISELECAQV from the coding sequence ATGATGGACAGTCAGTTGTTAGGGGAAGAGATTAAGAGGTTAAGAAAACAACAGTCATTATCTCAAAAGGAATTATCCGATGGAATTTGCTGCCAAACCACCATTAGCAGTATTGAGAAGGGGCGAGCGTTACCTAGTATCGATATTTTGTATTACATTGCACTAAGATTGAATGTGACCATCGATTATTTTTTTCAAATAAATTATCAAAATAATCAAACTTATATATCTGATACCATTATTAGCATTGAAGAGTTTGTAAAAAAGAAAAAGTACCATGATGTTTATGAGATTACAAAACTTGAAAGAAAGCTTAGAGAAGCGAGAGATCTTGGTAGAATGTTTAATCAATTTGTTGATTGGCATTACTTTAGATCCTCTCAGATAATTGGTTTGATTTCTTGGGAGGAATGCGTTGAACATTTAAAGCAACTGCTTTTGAGTAAAGAGATAAATAAGGTACATTTCCAAGATTTAAGAATTAAAAATGTCATTGCTAATGTATGTGCAGAAAATAGAGATTATAAGGAAGCACAGAAACATTATAATGATATATTGAATACAAATATTAAACTGGAAGCATTTCAACGTTTTAAACTAAAAGTATACTTTAACCTTTCTAAGTTGTATTTTTACGAAAAGTTATATGAACAATCGATTGAGATAGCGGAGAAAGGCATAAAGCTGTCAAAGGAACTAGAGGATATATCAATGTTAGGTAACCTATATCTTCAAGCTTCTCAAAGTATGTTTAAACTAAGAAAATTCAATTCTATTACAATACAAGATTATATAGTAAATGCGAAATTTCTTTTTCAGTTAACGAAAAAACAACAAAGTTTGGAGTTTATCAAAGAGCTAGAAAAGCAGATTTCAGAGTTGGAATGTGCTCAAGTTTAA
- a CDS encoding transposase, with the protein MPRNPRKKSRTGIYHIVFRGVNRQTIFEDEQDKRVFLRTLAKFKEKSCVELYGYCLMDNHVHLLVKETEESISDFMKRVSSSYVYWYNAKYKRCGHLFQGRFYSESVEDAKYFVTALRYIHQNPLKAGLVRSVWDSKWTSVHEYVRKRRIVDIDKGLRLFSPDRKVALTRYSDFMERENDDQCLEVHERVTLSDDEVREYFRKVGVVSSSMLQQMERSERNALLAKVKQVDGVSIRQLSRVTGISKSVIARV; encoded by the coding sequence TTGCCTAGAAACCCCCGTAAGAAGAGCCGCACAGGAATTTATCATATTGTTTTTAGAGGCGTGAATCGCCAGACTATTTTTGAAGATGAGCAGGATAAAAGAGTTTTTCTTCGCACACTTGCTAAATTCAAAGAGAAAAGCTGTGTGGAGTTGTATGGTTATTGTTTGATGGATAATCATGTTCACCTCCTTGTGAAAGAGACAGAGGAGAGCATTTCGGATTTCATGAAGAGGGTTAGTTCGAGTTATGTATATTGGTACAATGCAAAATATAAGAGATGCGGTCATTTATTTCAGGGGCGGTTCTATAGTGAAAGTGTCGAGGATGCTAAGTATTTTGTCACAGCGTTACGGTATATTCATCAGAATCCGCTTAAAGCTGGGCTGGTCCGAAGCGTATGGGATAGCAAGTGGACGAGCGTGCATGAGTATGTGAGAAAGAGGCGGATAGTGGATATTGATAAGGGGTTGCGTTTGTTTTCTCCAGACAGAAAAGTGGCGCTAACGCGGTATTCCGATTTTATGGAGAGGGAGAATGATGATCAATGCCTGGAAGTTCATGAGAGAGTAACGCTTTCCGACGACGAGGTCAGGGAATATTTTCGGAAGGTAGGAGTCGTTAGTAGCAGCATGCTCCAGCAGATGGAAAGGAGCGAGCGGAATGCTCTGTTGGCCAAGGTTAAACAAGTAGATGGTGTGTCCATCCGGCAGCTCTCTAGGGTGACTGGAATTTCTAAGAGTGTGATCGCTCGGGTTTGA
- the ilvC gene encoding ketol-acid reductoisomerase translates to MTNIYYDKDANLELLQDKVVAIIGYGNQGRSQALNMRDSGSENVIVGSVRDTSWEKANQDGFEAFSIEEACKRADVIFMLLPDEIAPAIYEEKIAPYLEEGNVLNFSSGYNVTYNNISFPEHVDVVMVAPRMIGKAVRELYESGEGFPAFLAVHQDASGNALELAKSLAKAIGSTKKGAIEVTFNDETYLDLIAEQITWPLIMSVMSEIYKVQIEMGHPEEAVLMELYMSKEPAIMMEKMADVGLFKQLPFHSTTSQYGQLAGFNQVDTTYIRDFIKSKYEKISSGDFAKEWSEEQEKNQSVNFKKLVDGAFSHPISIAEEKLKSRLK, encoded by the coding sequence ATGACAAACATTTATTACGACAAGGATGCGAATCTCGAACTATTACAAGATAAGGTCGTTGCCATTATTGGTTATGGAAATCAAGGTCGCTCTCAAGCATTGAACATGAGAGATTCTGGTTCGGAAAATGTCATTGTTGGTAGTGTTCGCGATACTTCTTGGGAAAAAGCAAATCAGGATGGGTTTGAGGCATTTTCGATTGAAGAAGCTTGTAAGCGGGCGGATGTCATTTTTATGCTCTTACCAGACGAAATAGCCCCTGCCATTTATGAAGAAAAAATAGCCCCATATTTAGAAGAAGGAAATGTGTTGAATTTTTCTTCTGGCTACAACGTTACTTACAACAACATTTCTTTTCCTGAACATGTAGATGTAGTAATGGTGGCCCCAAGAATGATTGGAAAAGCTGTTCGTGAGTTATATGAAAGTGGAGAAGGATTTCCCGCATTTTTAGCGGTGCATCAAGATGCTAGTGGCAATGCCTTAGAGTTAGCGAAATCGTTAGCAAAAGCAATTGGCTCTACGAAAAAAGGTGCCATTGAAGTAACATTCAACGATGAAACGTATTTGGATTTAATTGCCGAACAAATTACATGGCCTCTCATTATGAGCGTTATGTCTGAAATCTATAAAGTACAAATTGAAATGGGACATCCAGAAGAAGCCGTATTAATGGAGCTATATATGTCAAAAGAGCCAGCCATTATGATGGAGAAGATGGCAGATGTAGGCTTGTTTAAACAGTTACCATTTCACTCCACAACTAGCCAATATGGACAGTTAGCAGGCTTTAACCAAGTGGATACAACCTATATTAGAGACTTCATTAAGTCCAAGTATGAAAAAATTAGCTCAGGTGACTTTGCGAAAGAGTGGAGCGAAGAACAAGAAAAAAATCAGTCTGTAAACTTTAAGAAATTGGTGGATGGTGCTTTCTCTCATCCAATTAGTATCGCTGAAGAAAAGTTGAAAAGCCGACTGAAGTAA
- a CDS encoding YcaO-like family protein: MNINEVKATLNNHLPSGEYGPYYLSFVSDSESITIQREKRGEEVPDKSIISGEIPTSSYSCSDIDSVVKSILFFKINLHKYKELKLDIAKHTVIFTYGYDLEKQPIKKTSSSKRMPTHLPLGDLKNALFPIHGGYVIRDTDSSIAVANRKYFTIQGFGFDYDPSIATRKALMEYTERYCSMLDLPDTITGSYNQIKNKVAVIHPEKFGLYPSDIPKERYQLVTYHHDLEIDWVKAHSLVNEEVFYVPEQMVQYLKPAMKNKYTIESSNGCAIGNGDEEAALFSTLEAYERDIFFKSWFRSAPLLNITELTGYESQTLFFATKGYKLEFFVLPNEAQIPVVWALIRSNDARNAIYSITGLGCHPQLEHAIESAFHELYNAYLNLTGLKEEKLTNLIREVETKERLDSIEDHFYLFASYKVKDLLEKKLSNAREEAYTNLLKWSFYTENLQEELSWVVKKISTQYENILVIHQDNALLSSLSLSCTKVLLVGAMPVDFTSDLVRITGMQEDEIRWKERNIHPLA; the protein is encoded by the coding sequence ATGAACATCAATGAGGTAAAAGCTACCCTTAACAATCACCTTCCATCTGGTGAATACGGTCCTTACTACTTGTCTTTTGTCTCTGACTCAGAAAGTATTACGATACAAAGGGAGAAAAGAGGAGAGGAGGTGCCTGATAAGTCCATTATTTCAGGAGAGATACCTACCAGCTCCTACTCTTGCTCAGACATTGATAGCGTCGTGAAAAGTATTTTGTTTTTTAAAATAAATCTACACAAATATAAAGAATTAAAGCTGGATATTGCAAAACATACAGTAATTTTCACGTACGGATATGACCTAGAAAAGCAACCAATCAAGAAAACATCAAGTAGCAAGCGTATGCCGACCCACTTGCCACTAGGAGATTTAAAAAATGCATTGTTTCCTATCCATGGTGGATATGTCATAAGAGATACAGACTCATCCATTGCTGTTGCAAACAGAAAATACTTTACCATCCAAGGCTTTGGATTTGATTATGATCCATCCATAGCAACGAGAAAAGCGTTAATGGAATACACGGAAAGGTATTGTAGCATGCTAGATCTTCCGGATACCATTACGGGTTCTTACAATCAGATTAAGAACAAAGTAGCGGTCATCCATCCAGAAAAATTCGGTCTTTATCCTTCCGATATTCCTAAAGAAAGATATCAGTTGGTAACTTATCACCACGACCTGGAAATCGACTGGGTGAAGGCACATTCCCTTGTAAATGAGGAAGTTTTCTATGTTCCTGAACAAATGGTTCAATACTTAAAACCAGCAATGAAGAACAAATATACCATTGAAAGCTCTAATGGATGCGCCATAGGCAATGGAGACGAGGAAGCTGCGTTGTTTTCCACCCTGGAAGCCTATGAAAGAGATATCTTCTTCAAGTCATGGTTTCGTTCTGCGCCATTACTGAACATAACCGAATTAACAGGCTATGAAAGTCAAACACTATTTTTTGCTACCAAAGGCTATAAATTAGAATTCTTTGTGTTACCTAATGAAGCGCAAATCCCGGTTGTGTGGGCACTGATACGGAGCAATGACGCTCGTAATGCCATCTATTCCATCACAGGACTTGGCTGTCATCCGCAGCTAGAGCATGCGATAGAATCAGCCTTTCACGAATTATATAACGCCTACTTGAATTTAACAGGCCTAAAGGAAGAAAAGCTGACCAACTTGATTAGAGAGGTAGAAACAAAGGAGAGGCTAGATTCCATTGAAGATCATTTTTACTTATTTGCCTCTTATAAAGTAAAAGATTTACTCGAGAAGAAGCTAAGCAACGCTAGAGAAGAAGCGTATACTAACCTGTTGAAATGGTCGTTTTATACCGAGAATTTACAGGAAGAGCTCTCTTGGGTTGTAAAAAAAATCAGCACCCAATACGAGAACATTTTAGTTATTCATCAGGACAATGCACTATTAAGCTCCCTTTCTTTATCCTGTACAAAGGTCCTGCTCGTTGGTGCTATGCCTGTTGATTTCACCTCTGACCTTGTCAGGATAACCGGTATGCAAGAAGACGAAATAAGGTGGAAAGAGCGTAATATTCACCCACTGGCATAA
- a CDS encoding MATE family efflux transporter → MDTKWRTLLKFSLPVTLIGIADLLLILIDLLWIRVFIGDTDALSALRLSTTIITFIEMVLIAVISSLLIFISQNYSAGNTNQAKEGIKNAFSFSIYTGVVVMLVGFCILPFIKYLFGVNTAVNGYLNNYLLVYFAGYLFFSLNNFLLLLPRYFQKLKIIFISLAFAILVNLLITPLAMLLFDYYQMSMMSGAAAGTVLANVISTLYLLYKIFYQDFLKIGLSKVMMSFKPTFQIIKENKKFVGSQIFNSFTFNLSMFLYIIILSYYPDEAFNVYAVGMYAFMVFGVFAQNFAASLIPIVSGFIGKEDIASIKATVKKVVIVLAGYGLFVVSVILLSSNALALALSTDPDMIARFKEFFLLYSIPWALNTISFVFVFVVAGSGDYKGGMYLTISNMYVIVLGSLLIVPNLFADTVSGVIFAVSLINIMTFINSLSYYIIGRWQRASLVKKEKDAKELSAS, encoded by the coding sequence ATGGATACAAAATGGAGAACACTATTAAAATTTTCTCTCCCTGTCACATTAATTGGAATAGCCGATTTGCTATTAATCTTAATAGATTTGCTTTGGATTAGAGTATTCATAGGGGATACGGACGCTTTGTCGGCACTCCGACTATCCACCACCATTATCACCTTTATCGAAATGGTACTCATTGCCGTCATTTCATCTTTATTAATTTTTATAAGTCAGAACTATAGTGCTGGTAACACAAATCAAGCGAAAGAAGGGATAAAAAACGCATTTTCCTTCTCCATCTACACGGGTGTAGTCGTAATGCTTGTTGGATTTTGCATTCTTCCATTTATTAAATATCTATTTGGAGTAAACACCGCTGTAAATGGCTACTTGAACAACTATCTACTCGTATATTTTGCCGGATACTTATTTTTCTCATTAAATAACTTTCTTTTACTCCTACCGAGATATTTTCAAAAGCTGAAAATAATCTTTATTAGCTTAGCTTTTGCCATTCTAGTAAATCTGCTCATCACGCCATTAGCAATGCTGCTATTTGATTATTACCAAATGTCGATGATGAGTGGTGCTGCAGCAGGTACCGTTTTGGCGAATGTAATCAGTACACTCTATCTGCTGTATAAAATATTCTATCAAGATTTTCTGAAAATAGGACTATCTAAAGTCATGATGTCATTTAAACCAACCTTTCAAATAATTAAAGAAAACAAAAAATTTGTAGGCTCCCAGATTTTTAACAGCTTCACCTTTAATTTATCTATGTTCTTGTATATAATCATTCTTTCCTATTACCCTGATGAAGCCTTTAATGTCTATGCCGTTGGGATGTATGCCTTTATGGTATTCGGGGTATTTGCACAAAACTTTGCAGCCAGTTTGATTCCCATTGTCTCAGGGTTTATCGGCAAAGAAGACATAGCCTCCATTAAAGCAACCGTCAAAAAGGTCGTCATCGTGTTGGCAGGCTATGGTCTCTTTGTAGTCAGTGTGATTCTTTTGTCGAGTAATGCACTTGCTCTAGCACTCTCCACAGACCCTGACATGATTGCAAGATTTAAAGAATTCTTTCTGCTTTATAGCATTCCTTGGGCACTAAACACAATTTCCTTCGTTTTTGTCTTTGTGGTGGCGGGATCTGGAGATTATAAAGGCGGCATGTACCTAACGATTAGCAATATGTATGTTATTGTCCTTGGAAGCTTACTAATTGTCCCTAATCTATTTGCCGATACGGTTTCAGGTGTCATATTTGCTGTTTCCCTTATCAATATTATGACGTTTATTAATTCTTTGTCCTATTACATTATCGGAAGATGGCAACGTGCCTCCCTAGTAAAAAAAGAAAAGGATGCGAAAGAATTATCTGCTTCGTGA
- a CDS encoding GntP family permease, with protein sequence MGSSTALLLYLVISVAIILFSILKLKINPAISLIIGSLFMGIASGMALDETIRAVGSGFGGLLGAIGIPIGFGVILGQLLSDSGGAYNIAHTLVKKTSKEKAVYAIGLSAFILSIPVFYDVTFVILIPLGIALAKETNKPIPYIVGAIAIGAGAAHTLVPPTPNPLAATSILNFDLGLMMMFGVVLGLLAAFVAMKLYFAILNRGLWKPEKDEIELVTTDESSMVKEKAPGFLLALVPILLPMLLILLGTVAQATLEEVPTVITFLSDRIIALLVGVLAAYLIASKSLNKVERDKSSSVAMKNAGIVLLVTGAGGAFGSVIGATGIGDALVNSFADGSQSVWMIIFMTYFISCILKVAQGSGTVASITTMTIMAGVASGTDIHGLWVAMAALAGGISIGHVNDSGFWVTTNLSGLSVSGGLKTYTLSLAFVSVLILAISVVGAYIF encoded by the coding sequence TTGGGTTCTAGTACAGCATTACTGTTATATCTAGTAATATCGGTTGCGATCATATTGTTTAGCATCTTGAAACTGAAAATAAATCCTGCAATATCCTTAATCATAGGTAGTTTGTTTATGGGAATAGCATCAGGAATGGCATTAGACGAAACGATCCGAGCAGTTGGAAGTGGTTTTGGGGGACTATTAGGAGCAATAGGTATCCCCATTGGGTTTGGTGTTATTTTAGGGCAATTGCTATCTGATTCAGGTGGAGCTTACAATATCGCGCATACGTTAGTAAAAAAGACCTCCAAAGAAAAAGCTGTCTATGCGATAGGTTTATCCGCGTTTATCCTATCCATCCCTGTATTCTATGATGTTACCTTTGTCATTTTAATCCCACTTGGAATCGCACTGGCGAAGGAAACAAACAAGCCAATTCCTTATATTGTAGGAGCAATTGCCATTGGAGCGGGTGCTGCCCATACATTAGTACCTCCTACACCTAATCCATTGGCTGCAACAAGTATTTTGAATTTTGATCTAGGGTTAATGATGATGTTTGGTGTGGTATTGGGACTGCTCGCAGCTTTCGTAGCAATGAAACTTTATTTTGCCATACTGAATAGAGGCTTATGGAAGCCAGAAAAAGATGAAATTGAACTTGTAACCACGGACGAAAGTAGTATGGTAAAAGAAAAGGCACCTGGTTTCTTGTTAGCGCTCGTTCCTATCCTTTTGCCTATGTTATTAATTTTACTAGGAACAGTAGCGCAAGCCACCTTAGAAGAAGTTCCGACAGTGATTACCTTTTTAAGTGATAGAATTATCGCTTTACTAGTTGGAGTATTGGCAGCATATCTAATCGCTTCAAAATCTCTGAATAAAGTAGAGCGAGATAAATCTTCCTCTGTTGCTATGAAAAATGCAGGTATTGTTTTACTTGTAACGGGCGCTGGCGGAGCTTTCGGAAGTGTCATAGGTGCTACTGGAATTGGTGATGCCCTTGTTAATAGTTTTGCCGATGGCTCCCAGTCTGTGTGGATGATTATTTTTATGACATACTTCATTTCATGTATCTTAAAAGTAGCGCAAGGATCTGGTACGGTTGCATCCATCACCACCATGACCATCATGGCAGGAGTTGCTTCTGGAACCGACATCCACGGCCTCTGGGTCGCCATGGCTGCATTAGCTGGAGGAATAAGTATAGGGCACGTCAATGATAGTGGGTTTTGGGTAACCACCAACCTATCCGGCTTATCTGTTTCTGGTGGACTAAAAACGTACACCTTAAGTTTAGCCTTTGTATCGGTATTGATTTTAGCCATATCTGTAGTTGGGGCGTATATATTTTAA
- a CDS encoding lantibiotic dehydratase — MSVMDNYLVRRPALKVEVLDSIFNTDKELETVLSFYLSQDQIKERILIASPSLYQQLLEGKFTAGARLSLVKYLLRMSSRTMPFGLFSGIAIGKFSDSELEQHAADEKKVRLSIKWYRKLITMIEDLQNIESEMKVSLNPLVEKNNLHYSLDVILQHNFQQVKIKKGPLIESLVNHSISPIKIVDLVNRIVPEDTEKKELCLKTIKNLLKKQFLVSELQPSVYYDKEDALIQKLVAHPELLGEELHCAILSISRMIETYKGLKVGEGIAVYRDIISKMKELVESDKYLVVDFIYRNQIDEDTVRSVDRKEIEAMVESLSLLANLSQQFTANTWNHYYLQFMDKYGFFNEVPLMEMLDCDKGIGLPSFQNQQQYAEQDEEFMSYMLDKFWNNQGANKHVLELQEEDMNAISAIYQNDRQHKLKDGYDMKFSIVEENGQKLFHLGVNSFGSTASSFSGRLDIEQHQNTAPYYHDDHYISCELNGVPMNYPDLGISYKQPDYVIDITCKSEKQDHVIMLNDIYVGTDSGGFYLKSRKHKKRLLPVSTHMLYYNNFLEQKPLLFLSLFGKYISEVPTNIGLGKLKTLRYLPRIQFKNIILSPRRWNIPMKELKGNPRTRLYQLMEEHSLAERYVYLLDGDKTLPVKLNTAIGQDLVIDAMKRAEKYGNYLTFIEAPELNDTIVHKQNYVKDYIVTVPPSTQGTQRNVPAEDVGTHEKLIDHEWTYYKIYYHQNHKQAVLISCLDSLYKRNHSQVFYINYQDFSGQPHLRIRYKKALDTKDPLAEILENFRMNELVRDYSIHLFEPEISRYGGNTISNEAYQYFCHETKVGFEMNLQKEWQMKNETEQGIISMFFTLFDLHDSYEGAASYLEQLHRHANTDENFLIKFKGNRDYYTALGNRAFELYKEHQQELFKEKKAAGRRYSRLVEQKCSPERRDYIYNSIIHMTLNRVIGINKQLEAEVNCLVKYIFYNLKYRLQMKGEYDELL, encoded by the coding sequence ATGTCAGTGATGGACAATTATTTAGTGAGAAGACCAGCGCTGAAAGTAGAGGTGCTGGATTCTATTTTTAATACGGATAAAGAGCTGGAAACCGTTTTATCCTTTTATTTAAGCCAAGATCAAATCAAAGAAAGAATTCTCATTGCAAGCCCAAGCCTCTATCAACAGCTTTTAGAAGGAAAGTTCACAGCGGGTGCAAGGTTATCACTAGTGAAATATTTATTGCGGATGTCGTCCAGAACGATGCCTTTTGGACTGTTTTCAGGGATAGCCATTGGGAAATTCTCAGATTCAGAACTAGAACAACATGCTGCAGATGAAAAAAAAGTAAGGCTGTCTATTAAATGGTATAGAAAATTGATAACGATGATAGAAGACTTACAAAACATTGAATCTGAGATGAAGGTTTCTTTAAATCCGTTGGTTGAAAAAAATAATCTGCATTATAGCTTGGATGTTATTCTTCAACATAATTTTCAACAAGTGAAAATTAAAAAAGGCCCTCTAATAGAATCCCTTGTTAACCATTCTATCTCCCCTATAAAGATAGTAGATTTAGTCAATCGTATTGTGCCTGAAGATACGGAGAAAAAAGAGCTTTGTTTGAAAACGATAAAAAATCTGTTGAAAAAACAATTTCTAGTAAGTGAGTTACAGCCTTCTGTTTATTATGACAAAGAGGATGCCCTAATACAAAAGCTTGTAGCACATCCAGAACTGTTGGGTGAGGAGCTCCATTGTGCAATTCTTTCGATCTCCAGGATGATAGAGACATATAAGGGTCTCAAGGTAGGAGAAGGAATAGCAGTATATAGGGATATTATTAGCAAAATGAAAGAGCTGGTAGAAAGTGATAAATACCTTGTCGTCGACTTTATCTACCGAAACCAAATAGATGAGGACACGGTAAGATCAGTAGATAGAAAAGAAATAGAGGCAATGGTAGAAAGCCTCTCTCTTTTAGCAAATCTCAGTCAGCAGTTTACAGCGAACACTTGGAATCATTATTATCTGCAGTTTATGGATAAATATGGATTTTTTAATGAAGTGCCATTAATGGAGATGCTGGATTGTGATAAAGGGATTGGTCTCCCGTCCTTTCAGAATCAACAACAATACGCGGAGCAAGATGAGGAATTCATGTCCTATATGCTGGATAAGTTTTGGAATAATCAAGGTGCAAACAAGCACGTGTTGGAGCTCCAGGAAGAAGACATGAACGCTATTTCCGCAATATATCAAAATGATCGTCAGCACAAGCTAAAAGATGGATATGATATGAAGTTTTCCATTGTGGAAGAAAACGGGCAGAAGCTCTTTCACTTAGGAGTAAATTCTTTCGGAAGCACAGCCTCTTCTTTTTCAGGCAGGCTGGACATAGAGCAGCATCAAAATACGGCACCTTATTATCATGATGACCACTATATCAGCTGTGAATTAAATGGGGTACCGATGAATTATCCGGATCTAGGTATTTCGTATAAACAGCCAGATTATGTGATTGATATCACCTGTAAAAGTGAAAAGCAGGACCATGTTATCATGCTTAACGACATTTATGTTGGCACAGATTCTGGTGGCTTCTATCTAAAAAGTAGAAAACACAAAAAACGATTATTACCAGTCTCCACTCATATGCTTTACTATAATAATTTTCTGGAGCAAAAGCCCCTTTTGTTTCTATCTCTGTTTGGCAAATACATTAGTGAAGTACCAACAAATATAGGGTTAGGGAAACTGAAAACGCTCCGTTACCTTCCAAGGATTCAGTTTAAAAATATTATTCTCTCTCCGCGAAGGTGGAATATCCCGATGAAAGAACTTAAAGGGAATCCAAGAACGCGCTTATATCAATTGATGGAAGAGCACTCCTTAGCTGAACGCTATGTGTATCTTCTTGATGGTGATAAAACCTTACCAGTCAAGCTTAACACAGCCATCGGTCAGGATTTGGTGATAGATGCCATGAAAAGGGCAGAAAAATACGGTAACTATCTCACCTTCATCGAAGCGCCAGAGCTAAATGACACCATTGTTCACAAACAAAATTATGTCAAAGATTACATCGTTACGGTACCCCCATCCACTCAAGGCACTCAAAGGAATGTCCCGGCAGAAGATGTGGGAACACATGAAAAGCTAATTGACCATGAATGGACATATTATAAGATTTATTACCATCAAAACCATAAGCAGGCGGTTCTAATTTCTTGTTTAGATAGTTTGTATAAACGTAATCATTCACAGGTTTTTTATATAAACTATCAGGATTTCTCAGGTCAGCCACACCTAAGAATTCGGTACAAAAAAGCTCTTGATACGAAGGATCCGCTAGCGGAAATCTTAGAAAATTTTCGAATGAACGAGCTAGTAAGGGATTATTCTATTCATTTATTTGAACCAGAGATTAGCAGATATGGTGGAAACACCATTTCCAACGAGGCTTATCAATACTTCTGTCACGAAACAAAGGTAGGTTTTGAAATGAATCTGCAAAAAGAATGGCAGATGAAGAACGAAACAGAACAAGGCATTATTTCGATGTTTTTTACATTATTTGATCTTCATGACAGCTATGAGGGGGCAGCTTCCTATCTTGAACAGCTGCATCGACATGCGAATACCGATGAAAATTTTTTAATTAAGTTTAAAGGAAACAGAGATTATTATACAGCGCTTGGAAATCGAGCATTCGAGCTATATAAAGAGCATCAGCAAGAACTCTTTAAGGAAAAAAAAGCAGCAGGAAGGCGTTATTCCCGCCTAGTTGAACAGAAATGTTCGCCAGAAAGAAGAGATTATATTTATAACAGCATCATTCATATGACCTTAAACAGGGTGATTGGAATCAATAAACAGCTTGAAGCGGAAGTGAATTGCTTAGTGAAATATATTTTCTACAATTTGAAATATCGACTGCAGATGAAAGGAGAATACGATGAACTTTTATGA
- a CDS encoding VOC family protein, protein MKLGAFSISLNVKDIHRSKEFYENLGFSSLGGDISQNWLIMKNGDTVIGLFQGMFEKNMLTFNPGWDSNAENLDEFTDVRELQKQLKEKGVSLQQEADESTEGPAYITLEDPDGNPILIDQHR, encoded by the coding sequence ATGAAACTTGGCGCTTTTTCTATAAGTTTGAATGTAAAAGACATTCATCGATCAAAAGAGTTTTATGAGAACTTAGGATTTTCATCGTTAGGCGGCGACATTAGCCAAAATTGGTTGATCATGAAAAATGGAGATACGGTAATTGGCCTGTTCCAAGGGATGTTTGAGAAAAACATGCTGACCTTTAATCCAGGATGGGATAGCAATGCTGAAAACCTTGATGAATTTACTGATGTTCGTGAATTGCAAAAGCAGTTGAAGGAAAAGGGAGTAAGCTTACAACAAGAAGCAGATGAATCAACAGAAGGTCCAGCGTATATCACGCTTGAGGATCCTGATGGGAATCCGATATTGATTGATCAGCATAGATAG
- a CDS encoding MEDS domain-containing protein → MKSKINDLFSEQRNIHVLYSYENKEAYLEKVVDFIQSGVAAEEYVILIENQRIYRMIERKLNTILSENQMKLVCWVNNFDFYFSSGSYHPPAIYNYFVKTVQSLVDDRLLFRTWAHVEWATMEGPLHIIEDLERIVDEAVIHLEFPLVCAYEDVKIPEYLKNILLETHPYIWIKDELVASESYHPTIK, encoded by the coding sequence TTGAAAAGTAAAATAAACGATTTGTTTAGCGAGCAGCGGAATATTCATGTTCTTTATTCGTATGAGAATAAAGAGGCATATTTGGAGAAGGTAGTAGATTTTATTCAATCAGGCGTCGCTGCTGAAGAATATGTTATTTTGATTGAGAATCAACGAATTTATCGGATGATTGAACGCAAGTTAAACACAATACTATCGGAAAATCAAATGAAACTAGTCTGTTGGGTAAACAATTTTGATTTCTATTTTTCAAGTGGTAGCTATCATCCTCCTGCTATCTATAACTACTTTGTTAAAACCGTGCAATCATTAGTAGATGACAGGCTCCTTTTCCGGACATGGGCACATGTGGAATGGGCAACGATGGAAGGACCGTTACATATTATTGAAGATTTAGAGCGGATTGTCGATGAAGCGGTCATCCACCTTGAATTTCCATTGGTCTGTGCCTATGAAGATGTCAAAATACCGGAATACCTAAAAAACATCCTATTAGAAACGCACCCATATATATGGATTAAAGATGAATTAGTTGCATCAGAGTCATACCACCCTACTATAAAATGA